In a genomic window of SAR116 cluster alpha proteobacterium HIMB100:
- a CDS encoding acyl carrier protein (PFAM: Phosphopantetheine attachment site~TIGRFAM: acyl carrier protein) has protein sequence MSDIADRVKSIVVEHLGVEGDKVVEGASFIDDLGADSLDTVELVMAFEEEFGCEIPDDAAEKILTVKDAVDFLQENAA, from the coding sequence ATGAGTGATATTGCAGATCGCGTAAAATCAATTGTTGTTGAACATCTTGGTGTCGAAGGCGACAAAGTAGTTGAAGGCGCGTCTTTCATTGACGACCTGGGCGCTGATAGCCTGGACACAGTTGAACTGGTCATGGCGTTTGAAGAAGAATTCGGATGCGAAATTCCCGATGATGCAGCAGAAAAAATTCTGACAGTCAAAGATGCTGTCGACTTCCTGCAGGAAAATGCCGCCTAA
- a CDS encoding putative periplasmic solute-binding protein (PFAM: YceG-like family~TIGRFAM: conserved hypothetical protein, YceG family), translating to MTEVEQEPAEQPKPRRLFSLLKRLFIVTLLAVFALALAGYLYNDVMRTQKGPHTQTVFFDLSPGTGLFKLRYDLHRAGVISHPWQLQLAVFFGHEKFVPKAGEYELPAQASLDQIMQILHSGRVVQRKLTVIEGWRGYDIMMALNDAEAMSSVILNQPEEGSVFPDTYFYTKGTDRRALLEQMQAKMEITLAEIWAERAPDLPLSQPEDLVKLASIIEKETGQTGEKPLVSSVFINRLNKNMRLQSDPTVAYGLALDQPLPKVLTKSDLARRHRWNTYRFKGLPKTPIANPGYQSLYAAAHPENTDFLYFVADGKGGHNFAKTLDAHNRNVRQYRQIIRNNKALKN from the coding sequence GTGACCGAAGTTGAACAAGAGCCAGCTGAACAGCCAAAGCCCAGGCGGCTGTTTTCTCTGTTAAAGCGGCTTTTTATTGTCACACTGTTGGCTGTCTTTGCACTTGCGCTGGCCGGCTACCTTTACAATGATGTGATGCGAACGCAAAAAGGCCCGCATACGCAGACCGTCTTCTTTGACCTGTCACCTGGAACAGGGTTATTTAAGCTCAGATACGACCTGCATCGCGCCGGTGTTATCAGCCATCCTTGGCAGCTACAGCTGGCGGTGTTTTTTGGCCACGAAAAATTTGTACCAAAGGCTGGGGAATATGAGCTGCCTGCACAAGCTTCGCTTGACCAGATTATGCAGATTCTTCACTCTGGTCGCGTAGTTCAGCGCAAATTGACCGTTATTGAAGGCTGGCGTGGCTACGACATTATGATGGCGCTAAATGATGCTGAGGCGATGAGTTCAGTTATCCTCAATCAGCCGGAAGAAGGCAGCGTATTCCCGGACACGTATTTCTACACCAAAGGGACAGACAGACGGGCCCTGCTGGAGCAAATGCAGGCAAAGATGGAGATCACACTGGCAGAAATTTGGGCAGAACGTGCGCCTGATCTGCCGTTAAGCCAGCCTGAGGATCTGGTGAAACTTGCCTCTATTATCGAAAAGGAAACAGGGCAAACAGGTGAAAAGCCGCTGGTGTCTTCTGTATTTATCAACCGCTTGAATAAAAATATGCGGCTTCAATCTGACCCAACAGTGGCTTATGGCTTGGCCCTTGATCAGCCTCTGCCAAAGGTACTGACGAAATCCGACCTTGCCAGGCGTCACCGGTGGAACACTTATCGGTTTAAAGGGTTGCCAAAGACCCCCATTGCAAATCCCGGATATCAGTCATTATATGCTGCTGCTCATCCAGAAAATACAGACTTCTTGTATTTTGTGGCTGATGGCAAAGGCGGGCATAATTTTGCAAAAACACTGGACGCTCATAACCGGAATGTTAGACAGTACAGACAGATTATTCGAAACAACAAAGCCTTAAAAAACTAG
- a CDS encoding 3-oxoacyl-(acyl-carrier-protein) synthase 2 (PFAM: Beta-ketoacyl synthase, N-terminal domain; Beta-ketoacyl synthase, C-terminal domain~TIGRFAM: beta-ketoacyl-acyl-carrier-protein synthase II), producing the protein MRRVVITGMGIVSPLGAGLDHNWTKLIAAESGIGQIEGFQVDDLACQIAGQVPQDGSEGALNLDEFIEPKEQRKLDRFIQLGIVAAVEAVHHSGWLPTKIEDQDRSGVMIGSGIGGLQTIVETSQLLDARGPRRVSPFFIPSALINLISGQISIRFGYRGPNHAVVTACSTGAHAIGDAARLIAFDDADVMLAGGAEAAVCRLGIAGFAAARALSTSYNDTPEVASRPYDTGRDGFVMGEGAGVVVLEELEHAKARGARIYGEVKGYGLSGDAYHITAPAEDGNGGFRAMEAALKRAKLDVTKIDYINAHGTSTPLGDVIEANAVRRLLGDRSEASMSSTKSSTGHLLGAAGAIEAIFSTMAVDQDIVPPTLNLRDPEPRLDGFDLVPLEAKKRPVRNAMSNSFGFGGTNASLIIGKVDA; encoded by the coding sequence ATGCGCCGTGTAGTTATCACAGGAATGGGTATTGTTTCTCCCTTGGGGGCAGGCCTTGACCATAACTGGACAAAGCTGATTGCTGCCGAAAGCGGTATTGGCCAGATCGAAGGGTTTCAAGTTGACGACCTCGCTTGCCAGATTGCCGGGCAAGTGCCTCAAGACGGCTCAGAGGGGGCGTTGAATCTTGATGAGTTTATTGAACCCAAGGAGCAGCGCAAGTTAGACCGGTTTATTCAGTTGGGGATCGTTGCGGCTGTTGAAGCTGTTCATCATTCAGGTTGGCTTCCAACGAAGATAGAAGACCAAGACAGGTCCGGGGTGATGATCGGCTCAGGCATTGGCGGTTTACAGACCATCGTTGAAACCTCTCAACTTCTTGATGCCCGCGGCCCGCGCCGGGTCAGCCCATTTTTTATTCCCTCAGCGCTGATTAATCTGATTTCAGGGCAAATTTCTATCCGCTTTGGTTACAGAGGGCCTAATCACGCTGTGGTGACGGCCTGTTCAACGGGGGCGCACGCAATTGGCGATGCGGCCCGGCTGATTGCGTTTGATGATGCTGATGTTATGTTGGCTGGCGGTGCAGAGGCTGCGGTTTGCCGCCTTGGCATTGCAGGCTTTGCTGCTGCACGAGCCTTATCCACATCTTACAATGATACCCCAGAGGTCGCTTCACGCCCTTACGATACAGGCAGAGACGGGTTTGTCATGGGTGAGGGGGCAGGTGTCGTCGTGCTGGAAGAGCTGGAACATGCCAAAGCCAGAGGTGCACGCATTTATGGTGAGGTAAAAGGATACGGCCTGTCAGGAGATGCGTATCACATCACAGCTCCTGCTGAAGATGGTAATGGCGGTTTCCGCGCTATGGAAGCCGCATTAAAGCGGGCGAAGCTGGATGTGACTAAAATTGACTACATTAACGCGCATGGCACATCAACACCGCTGGGAGATGTGATTGAGGCAAATGCTGTGCGTCGTCTGCTGGGCGATAGATCAGAAGCATCCATGTCATCAACCAAAAGCTCAACTGGGCATTTGCTTGGGGCTGCCGGTGCGATTGAGGCGATTTTCTCAACTATGGCTGTGGACCAGGATATTGTGCCACCAACCCTTAACCTTAGAGACCCAGAACCAAGGCTGGACGGGTTTGATCTGGTGCCTCTTGAAGCCAAAAAACGGCCCGTGCGAAACGCTATGTCAAACAGCTTTGGCTTTGGGGGGACAAATGCGTCGCTGATTATTGGCAAAGTTGACGCGTGA
- a CDS encoding ribosomal protein L9 (PFAM: Ribosomal protein L9, N-terminal domain; Ribosomal protein L9, C-terminal domain~TIGRFAM: ribosomal protein L9) codes for MQIILLERVEKLGQLGDVVTVKPGYARNYLLPTGKALRANKANLEKFEAERADREARNADAKSAAESKAKAMEGLTVALVRAASEMGQLFGSVSSRDIADAVIAAGHDMDKRQVNMDKSIKTLGLFPIRVSLHAEVDATVTVNVARSLEEAEKQAKTGQAVVARDDEEDEVEAEAEASAAEDSGEKSEAQGPEADEGEAN; via the coding sequence ATGCAAATTATATTGCTCGAGCGCGTCGAAAAGCTGGGTCAGCTGGGCGACGTCGTAACCGTGAAACCAGGCTATGCCCGGAATTACCTTCTGCCAACAGGTAAAGCTCTGCGTGCAAACAAGGCCAACCTGGAAAAATTCGAAGCCGAGCGGGCAGATCGTGAAGCCCGTAACGCAGATGCTAAATCTGCTGCCGAAAGCAAAGCAAAGGCGATGGAAGGGCTGACCGTTGCGCTGGTTCGTGCTGCTTCTGAAATGGGCCAATTATTCGGCTCTGTCAGCTCTCGTGACATTGCTGATGCAGTTATTGCTGCTGGCCACGATATGGATAAACGTCAGGTCAATATGGATAAATCCATCAAAACGCTTGGTCTGTTTCCTATTCGTGTGTCCTTGCATGCTGAGGTGGATGCGACAGTTACAGTAAACGTTGCGCGCTCACTGGAAGAGGCCGAGAAACAAGCAAAGACCGGCCAGGCTGTTGTTGCCAGAGACGATGAAGAAGATGAAGTTGAGGCCGAGGCCGAGGCTTCAGCAGCTGAAGATTCAGGTGAAAAATCTGAGGCTCAAGGGCCTGAAGCAGATGAAGGTGAGGCGAATTAA
- a CDS encoding ribosomal protein S18 (PFAM: Ribosomal protein S18~TIGRFAM: ribosomal protein S18), whose amino-acid sequence MTQLQITRSAVRRPHGRRRKSCPFSGPNAPKIDYKDTKLLTRFTSERGKIVPSRISAVSAKKQRELSTAIKRARYLALMPYVIS is encoded by the coding sequence ATGACACAGTTACAAATCACAAGAAGCGCCGTTCGCAGACCACATGGTCGCCGGCGGAAATCCTGCCCGTTTTCAGGTCCAAATGCACCGAAGATTGACTATAAGGATACCAAGCTGCTGACACGGTTTACCTCAGAGCGGGGCAAAATCGTTCCTTCACGTATCTCTGCTGTTTCAGCAAAAAAACAACGTGAACTGTCAACCGCCATCAAACGGGCCCGCTATCTGGCTCTGATGCCTTACGTAATCAGCTAG
- a CDS encoding guanylate kinase (PFAM: Guanylate kinase~TIGRFAM: guanylate kinase), whose product MITRQGLMLVLSSPSGAGKTSIARELLKRDSEIIMSVSATTRQRRPGETEGKDYFFVDEQQFKTDINKGLFLEYAQVFDHYYGTPLKPVQDMLAMGRDVLFDIDWQGTQQIKAKARQDLVSVFVLPPSTAELERRLLSRAQDSAEVVAGRMARAADEMSHYPEYDYIIVNHELEASIEAVHTILRAERLRISRQAGLTEFMKQLREDSC is encoded by the coding sequence ATGATAACAAGACAAGGATTGATGCTTGTGCTGTCCTCGCCTTCAGGAGCAGGAAAAACATCTATTGCTCGTGAATTGCTAAAACGAGATAGCGAAATCATTATGTCTGTTTCGGCCACCACGCGCCAACGTCGTCCAGGCGAAACCGAAGGAAAAGACTATTTCTTTGTTGACGAGCAGCAATTTAAAACAGACATCAATAAAGGGTTGTTTTTAGAATATGCCCAAGTGTTTGATCATTATTATGGCACACCGCTGAAGCCTGTTCAGGACATGCTGGCTATGGGGCGTGATGTGTTGTTTGATATTGACTGGCAAGGCACGCAACAAATTAAAGCAAAGGCACGACAGGATTTGGTCTCTGTATTTGTTCTGCCCCCTTCAACAGCAGAACTTGAACGGCGTCTGCTGTCCAGGGCTCAGGACTCAGCTGAAGTTGTTGCAGGGCGGATGGCGCGTGCTGCAGATGAAATGAGCCACTATCCTGAATATGACTACATTATTGTCAATCACGAGTTGGAAGCATCGATAGAGGCAGTGCATACCATTTTGAGAGCAGAGCGTTTACGAATAAGCCGTCAAGCTGGCCTGACAGAGTTCATGAAACAGCTGCGAGAGGACAGCTGCTAG
- a CDS encoding 4-hydroxythreonine-4-phosphate dehydrogenase (PFAM: Pyridoxal phosphate biosynthetic protein PdxA~TIGRFAM: 4-hydroxythreonine-4-phosphate dehydrogenase), with protein sequence MSDIKPALVTPGDPSGIGPEITLRAWVQGKKDIVIMGNTEHLSAVAHASGLEIEFLPFDEEVSKTDACCRVMEVDWPVYPQPGKPAAQNAPLIIDAIEQAVRQVKDGQFSAVVTNPISKSVLYEQGFTFPGHTEFLAALDGPNSFPVMMLANAELRVVPLTVHIPLSAVETVVTPELFTQTIHHLEAGLYRYFRCAAPRISIAGLNPHAGEDGHIGRFETDILSELIAATETQKAILSGPYSADSLFHKERRQAYDAVLCMYHDQALIPVKTIDFHHTVNVTLGLSFIRTSPDHGTAFDRAATYNSSPDSLISAIQMARTMAECAQNG encoded by the coding sequence ATGAGCGACATCAAGCCAGCCCTTGTTACGCCGGGGGACCCGTCTGGCATAGGCCCTGAAATTACCCTGCGCGCATGGGTTCAGGGAAAAAAAGACATCGTTATAATGGGAAATACCGAACATCTTTCAGCCGTAGCACATGCAAGCGGGCTGGAGATTGAATTTTTGCCCTTTGATGAGGAGGTGAGCAAGACAGATGCCTGTTGCCGTGTAATGGAGGTGGACTGGCCCGTTTATCCCCAACCCGGCAAACCAGCTGCACAGAATGCCCCGCTTATCATAGACGCGATTGAGCAAGCTGTAAGACAGGTAAAAGATGGCCAGTTTTCAGCTGTGGTGACCAACCCCATCTCAAAATCGGTTTTATATGAGCAAGGCTTTACATTTCCTGGCCATACTGAATTTCTGGCGGCATTAGATGGCCCTAACAGCTTTCCAGTAATGATGCTGGCGAATGCTGAATTACGCGTTGTGCCGCTTACTGTACATATCCCGCTATCAGCTGTTGAAACAGTGGTAACGCCGGAACTGTTCACACAGACAATTCATCATCTTGAAGCTGGACTGTATCGCTATTTTAGGTGTGCTGCGCCCCGTATTTCGATCGCCGGGCTGAACCCCCATGCTGGCGAGGATGGACATATTGGCCGTTTTGAAACAGACATCCTGTCAGAGCTGATAGCAGCCACTGAAACCCAAAAAGCCATTTTATCCGGCCCTTATTCTGCAGACAGCCTGTTCCATAAGGAACGGCGGCAGGCCTATGATGCTGTATTGTGCATGTATCACGATCAGGCCCTCATACCGGTGAAAACCATAGATTTCCATCATACAGTCAATGTAACGCTTGGGCTGTCATTTATCCGCACATCTCCTGACCATGGTACGGCCTTTGATCGTGCCGCGACATATAACAGCTCACCTGACAGTCTGATAAGTGCAATACAGATGGCCCGAACCATGGCTGAATGTGCTCAAAATGGCTGA
- a CDS encoding ribosomal protein S6 (PFAM: Ribosomal protein S6~TIGRFAM: ribosomal protein S6) codes for MRLYESVFIARQDVSTTQVENLTKDFSAIIENGGGKILKHEYWGLRTLAYRVKKNRKGHYVMLNLETDPETLAEYERIMGLNEDILRFMNIAIEEVEEGPSIMMQAAKPERGGRGERSPSGRAPEARGNAANDDKGSADKQPAEENAGE; via the coding sequence ATGCGGCTATATGAAAGCGTGTTTATCGCACGCCAAGATGTTTCAACCACGCAGGTCGAAAATCTGACTAAAGATTTTTCAGCCATTATCGAAAATGGCGGCGGTAAAATCCTGAAACATGAATATTGGGGTCTGCGGACCCTGGCTTACCGGGTGAAGAAAAACCGGAAAGGCCATTACGTGATGTTAAACCTTGAAACAGACCCAGAGACCCTGGCCGAATATGAGCGGATCATGGGCCTGAACGAAGATATTCTGCGGTTCATGAATATTGCCATCGAAGAAGTGGAAGAAGGTCCGTCCATCATGATGCAGGCAGCAAAGCCGGAACGTGGTGGTCGCGGCGAGCGTTCACCATCAGGTCGTGCACCTGAAGCCCGAGGCAATGCAGCTAATGATGATAAAGGTTCTGCTGATAAGCAGCCCGCAGAAGAAAACGCTGGAGAGTAA
- a CDS encoding dimethyladenosine transferase (PFAM: Ribosomal RNA adenine dimethylase~TIGRFAM: dimethyladenosine transferase) — MADNTELIDRILTLPSLRTLVNQTALDARKSLGQNFIFDLNLTQRIARTAAPFTGSVFEIGPGPGGLTRALFLEGAREVIAIEKDRRVISFLDHLVKTANGQLTLIEADALNQPIWEMGQAPRKIVANLPYNIATTLLLSWLGHAHAFASLTLMFQREVAMRLVAQPGDKAYGRLSVITQWLCEAELKFDVPPQAFVPPPKVISSVVHLLPRKAPLFDCRKHDLETVTAIAFGQRRKMLRASFKKYGGEELLNEADIDPAIRPEQLSIEAFCRLARHMRTKNSIG; from the coding sequence ATGGCTGACAACACAGAGCTCATTGACAGAATCCTTACCCTGCCCTCTCTGCGGACACTGGTTAACCAGACTGCATTGGACGCGCGCAAATCACTTGGGCAGAATTTTATATTCGATCTGAACCTTACCCAGCGTATTGCCCGAACCGCTGCGCCCTTCACAGGCAGTGTATTTGAGATTGGACCGGGTCCGGGCGGGCTGACCCGTGCTTTATTTCTTGAAGGTGCAAGGGAAGTTATCGCTATTGAAAAGGATCGCCGCGTAATTAGCTTTCTTGACCATTTGGTCAAAACAGCAAATGGCCAGCTTACATTGATAGAAGCTGATGCGCTGAACCAACCGATTTGGGAGATGGGTCAAGCACCGCGAAAAATTGTTGCCAATCTGCCATATAATATTGCCACAACTTTATTGTTGTCCTGGCTTGGCCATGCGCATGCTTTTGCTTCTCTAACACTTATGTTTCAGCGAGAAGTGGCGATGAGGCTGGTGGCACAGCCCGGAGATAAGGCTTATGGGCGTCTGTCTGTGATTACGCAATGGCTATGTGAAGCCGAGCTGAAATTTGATGTCCCGCCACAAGCCTTTGTCCCGCCGCCGAAAGTCATCTCATCTGTGGTTCACTTACTGCCGCGAAAGGCGCCCTTATTTGACTGCAGAAAACACGACCTGGAAACGGTAACCGCGATCGCCTTTGGCCAGAGACGCAAAATGCTGCGTGCATCCTTCAAAAAATATGGCGGAGAAGAATTGCTCAACGAGGCTGATATTGACCCGGCTATTCGCCCAGAACAGCTGAGCATAGAAGCTTTTTGTCGCTTAGCACGTCATATGCGTACAAAAAATTCGATTGGCTAA
- a CDS encoding malonyl CoA-acyl carrier protein transacylase (PFAM: Acyl transferase domain~TIGRFAM: malonyl CoA-acyl carrier protein transacylase) — MTGTAFLFPGQGSQAVGMATTLAAESQTARDILSEIDDALDFKLSALMADGPAEELQLTQNAQPALFASSLCTLRVLQEQAGQPIDALCSFAAGHSLGEYSALCAAGSIGIAETAKLLRLRGQSMQQAVPVGEGAMAALIGADLALAEEIAEAAADAGLVQIANDNANGQIVLSGSSTGVERAMEVAKDKGLRRVVKLPVSAPFHCELMAPAADVMAQALAEINIKDAMVPVVQNVTVIPETSASVLRKHLVMQVTGRVRWRETMDYFIASGVTRFVEVGTGKVLSGLAKRAAPDAQIHTLDTSEDIQAYLG; from the coding sequence ATGACAGGCACAGCATTTCTTTTTCCAGGGCAAGGTTCACAAGCAGTAGGCATGGCGACCACCCTCGCTGCGGAAAGTCAGACGGCACGGGACATTTTGTCTGAGATCGATGATGCTCTTGATTTCAAGCTGTCTGCGTTGATGGCAGATGGGCCAGCCGAAGAACTGCAACTGACCCAAAACGCCCAGCCTGCCTTATTTGCCAGTTCTTTATGCACGTTACGCGTTCTGCAGGAACAGGCCGGACAGCCGATAGATGCCCTATGTAGCTTTGCTGCCGGACATTCTCTTGGGGAATATTCAGCTTTGTGTGCTGCGGGTAGCATTGGCATCGCTGAAACAGCGAAATTGCTACGGCTTCGTGGTCAGTCCATGCAGCAGGCTGTACCTGTAGGGGAAGGCGCAATGGCAGCCCTGATTGGCGCAGACTTGGCGCTTGCAGAAGAAATCGCTGAGGCTGCTGCAGATGCTGGCCTTGTTCAAATCGCAAATGACAATGCGAATGGCCAGATTGTGCTGAGCGGTTCCAGCACTGGAGTGGAGCGGGCCATGGAGGTCGCCAAAGACAAAGGTCTGCGCAGGGTTGTAAAGCTTCCCGTTAGTGCCCCGTTCCATTGTGAGCTGATGGCTCCTGCAGCGGATGTGATGGCGCAAGCTCTTGCCGAGATTAACATTAAAGATGCAATGGTTCCTGTGGTACAGAATGTGACTGTCATTCCGGAAACATCAGCATCTGTTTTGCGCAAGCACCTTGTTATGCAGGTGACAGGCAGGGTGCGTTGGCGCGAGACAATGGATTATTTTATTGCTTCAGGCGTAACAAGATTTGTTGAGGTGGGTACCGGCAAAGTGTTGTCTGGTCTTGCCAAACGTGCCGCACCTGATGCGCAAATCCATACACTTGATACAAGTGAAGATATTCAGGCCTATCTGGGCTGA
- a CDS encoding replicative DNA helicase (PFAM: DnaB-like helicase N terminal domain; DnaB-like helicase C terminal domain~TIGRFAM: replicative DNA helicase), with protein sequence MSDAVPEQNPSNLISLSTGVDRPRELPNNLQAEQNFLGALLLDNDILDRVNVQLRPEHFYDPLHTQIFEAATRLIGRAQLANPVTLKTFFHDHAGFGDDGPASYLGDLVDGVISISEAKDYADIIHQAYLRRQLVRISDNVIHDAENPDIEIPAQTQIEAAEQHLFNLAEDDTAEQGLKSFDLVLSETISIAETATKTEGHLSGVSTGLTGLNNLLGGLHKSDLLILAGRPAMGKTALATNIAFHAATTTKTDETAVPVAFFSLEMSAEQLGIRILAERSGLDSENIRRGRMNDREFLSLVEASEQIAKAPFYIDDTPALSVSQMASRARRLKRTKGLGLIVVDYLQLLQAQIGSKPENRVQEISNISRSLKSLAKELDVPVLALSQLSRAVEQREDKHPNLADLRESGSIEQDADVVMFVYREEYYLNKGEPEQKENETQEKYNLRYQLWQERLERATGKAEVIIAKQRHGPVGVANVGFDGRLTKFADLAEADQLPDSF encoded by the coding sequence ATGTCCGATGCAGTCCCAGAACAAAATCCGTCAAACCTGATTTCCTTGTCAACCGGCGTGGATAGACCACGTGAATTACCTAATAATCTTCAAGCGGAACAGAATTTCTTGGGGGCTTTGTTGCTGGATAATGATATTCTGGACCGGGTGAATGTCCAGCTCCGCCCGGAACATTTTTATGATCCGCTTCATACTCAGATTTTTGAGGCCGCAACGCGTCTGATTGGCCGCGCTCAATTGGCAAACCCTGTCACATTGAAAACTTTTTTCCATGACCATGCCGGATTTGGTGATGACGGACCAGCCAGCTATTTAGGTGATTTGGTTGATGGTGTGATCTCGATATCTGAAGCCAAAGACTATGCTGATATTATTCATCAAGCTTATCTTCGCAGACAATTGGTCAGAATTTCAGACAATGTCATTCATGATGCTGAAAATCCAGATATTGAAATTCCGGCGCAAACACAGATTGAAGCCGCCGAGCAGCACCTGTTTAATCTGGCTGAAGATGACACTGCAGAGCAAGGGCTGAAGTCGTTTGACCTTGTATTGAGCGAGACCATCAGCATTGCTGAAACAGCAACAAAAACTGAAGGCCATTTGTCCGGGGTCAGCACAGGCCTTACCGGGTTGAATAATCTTCTGGGCGGGTTACACAAATCGGACCTTTTGATTTTGGCCGGCCGACCAGCAATGGGCAAAACCGCACTGGCGACAAATATTGCGTTCCACGCCGCAACAACAACAAAAACAGACGAGACCGCGGTTCCAGTTGCTTTTTTCTCTCTTGAGATGTCAGCTGAGCAGCTTGGTATCCGAATTTTGGCAGAACGATCCGGCCTTGATTCAGAAAATATCCGGCGGGGCAGAATGAATGATCGTGAATTTCTGTCCTTGGTTGAGGCCAGTGAACAAATCGCCAAAGCCCCTTTTTATATTGATGATACCCCAGCCTTGTCTGTTAGCCAGATGGCGAGCCGGGCCAGGCGACTGAAACGCACCAAGGGACTTGGCCTGATCGTCGTTGATTATCTGCAGCTTTTACAAGCGCAGATTGGATCAAAGCCAGAAAACCGGGTGCAAGAGATCTCGAATATCAGCCGCTCATTAAAAAGTCTGGCCAAGGAACTGGATGTTCCGGTATTGGCCCTATCGCAATTATCACGGGCTGTTGAACAAAGAGAAGACAAACACCCCAACCTTGCCGATTTGCGCGAATCAGGATCAATCGAACAGGATGCCGATGTTGTTATGTTCGTTTATCGTGAAGAATATTATCTCAATAAAGGCGAGCCTGAGCAAAAAGAAAACGAAACCCAAGAAAAATATAACTTACGTTATCAGCTCTGGCAGGAACGTCTGGAAAGAGCAACCGGCAAAGCTGAGGTAATCATTGCCAAGCAAAGGCATGGCCCTGTAGGCGTTGCAAATGTCGGCTTTGATGGTCGCCTGACGAAATTTGCCGATCTTGCTGAAGCTGATCAACTGCCAGATAGTTTCTGA
- a CDS encoding 3-oxoacyl-(acyl-carrier-protein) reductase (PFAM: short chain dehydrogenase~TIGRFAM: 3-oxoacyl-(acyl-carrier-protein) reductase), which produces MFDLTGKTALVTGASGGIGSQIATALHQQGAQVILHGTRAEKLADLQQTLGERAHCMPADLSDREAVSQMIQTATEMAGSVDILVNNAGITRDNLFMRMKDEDWDDVLAVNMTSSMLLCRNVIRGMMKARWGRIISISSIVGVTGNPGQTNYAASKAGMIGFSKSLAAEVASRGITVNVVAPGFIETPMTDVLTDDQKAALLTNVPSGRLGQGSEIAAAVVYLASPEAGYVTGSTLHVNGGMAML; this is translated from the coding sequence ATGTTTGACTTAACAGGTAAAACTGCCCTTGTTACCGGGGCGAGCGGCGGGATCGGGTCGCAAATTGCGACAGCTTTGCACCAGCAGGGAGCGCAGGTGATCCTTCATGGTACACGTGCTGAGAAGCTGGCTGATTTGCAGCAAACACTTGGTGAGCGCGCACATTGTATGCCTGCTGACTTGTCTGATCGTGAGGCAGTCTCTCAAATGATTCAAACTGCCACTGAAATGGCCGGGTCTGTTGATATTCTGGTCAATAATGCGGGGATAACACGCGACAATTTATTCATGCGGATGAAAGATGAAGACTGGGATGATGTTCTGGCGGTGAATATGACGTCATCTATGTTGCTGTGTCGCAATGTTATTCGCGGGATGATGAAAGCCAGATGGGGACGGATTATTTCAATTTCCTCAATCGTGGGTGTTACGGGCAATCCGGGGCAAACAAACTATGCAGCATCTAAAGCCGGAATGATTGGTTTCAGCAAATCCTTGGCTGCAGAAGTGGCGAGCCGAGGGATTACCGTAAATGTTGTGGCTCCGGGGTTTATTGAAACACCAATGACAGATGTTTTGACTGATGACCAAAAAGCGGCACTTCTGACGAATGTACCGTCTGGCCGGTTAGGTCAGGGAAGCGAGATCGCCGCCGCCGTTGTCTATTTGGCGAGCCCTGAGGCTGGTTACGTGACTGGTTCGACATTGCATGTCAATGGCGGAATGGCCATGCTGTGA